A part of Helicobacter himalayensis genomic DNA contains:
- the ribH gene encoding 6,7-dimethyl-8-ribityllumazine synthase, whose translation MNIIEGKLQLRGDEKIAIIASRFNHLITDKLIEGAKDCFLRHGGNEDLLDLILVPGAYEVPFALQKVLSQGDYDGICCLGAIIRGSTPHFDYVAAEATKGIANTTLKYGAAVTFGVLTTDTIEQAIERAGTKAGNKGFESMNSLIELVNLYQNLGV comes from the coding sequence ATGAATATCATTGAAGGGAAATTGCAACTGCGAGGCGATGAAAAAATCGCAATCATCGCTTCTCGTTTTAATCACCTCATCACAGATAAACTCATTGAGGGCGCGAAAGACTGCTTTTTGCGCCACGGGGGGAATGAGGACTTGCTAGATTTAATCCTTGTGCCCGGCGCGTATGAAGTGCCTTTTGCATTGCAAAAAGTGCTCTCACAAGGTGATTATGATGGAATCTGCTGTCTTGGCGCAATTATACGAGGCTCTACACCACATTTTGACTATGTCGCAGCAGAGGCGACAAAAGGCATTGCCAACACCACATTAAAATACGGCGCGGCGGTAACTTTTGGCGTGCTCACCACTGATACAATCGAGCAAGCCATTGAACGCGCAGGCACAAAAGCCGGCAACAAGGGCTTTGAAAGTATGAATTCGCTGATTGAGCTTGTGAATTTGTATCAGAATCTAGGGGTGTAA
- a CDS encoding ATP-binding protein yields the protein MIFNALKENLNERTILPRRYGILPGRTFLFGAPKSGKTSLALQFALSYKKPMYLDLDDVRLNSAQLQTYLLKIFLEKKLDILVLDNFKPTLTLPNLQNIILLGARELVPSDFTPKCIMPLCFEEFVSFSAKNFSLKNLFAFFLKDGNMPEMLETPHYKKEQRRREVLKLYFGADLEIFLFLLHFQAQAVSIHRIYTALKKQTKISKDRIYALLKKWEENGVLFFVPHSLECANEPMQKLAKKLYFADFSLSWIVKFENNILAQFENMLFLELVKIHELGGGTISYEEGMLVYKDCAYLPIPFATRELCEKRLQKCTQNTAYIITLSFEDSGEFQRNIRGKKERGESAHKDSQKIFWHALNFIDFALGELALKL from the coding sequence ATGATTTTTAACGCATTGAAAGAAAATCTGAATGAACGCACGATTTTGCCTCGCCGTTATGGAATCTTGCCCGGACGCACCTTTCTTTTTGGCGCACCAAAATCAGGTAAAACCTCGCTTGCCCTGCAATTTGCACTTTCTTATAAAAAGCCTATGTATTTGGATTTGGATGATGTGCGACTAAATTCTGCGCAATTGCAAACCTACTTACTGAAAATATTTTTGGAAAAAAAACTCGACATTCTTGTGCTTGATAATTTTAAGCCCACGCTCACTTTACCAAACCTACAAAATATTATCCTACTAGGTGCGCGCGAGCTTGTGCCAAGTGATTTTACACCAAAATGTATTATGCCGCTTTGCTTTGAAGAGTTTGTGAGCTTTAGTGCTAAGAATTTTTCGCTGAAAAATCTCTTTGCTTTTTTTCTTAAAGATGGCAATATGCCTGAAATGCTAGAAACCCCACATTATAAAAAAGAACAACGTAGAAGGGAGGTTCTCAAGCTTTATTTTGGTGCGGATTTAGAAATTTTTCTTTTTTTACTTCATTTTCAAGCCCAAGCTGTGAGTATTCATAGAATCTACACTGCGCTTAAAAAACAGACAAAAATTTCAAAAGACAGAATCTATGCTTTGCTAAAAAAATGGGAGGAAAATGGTGTGCTGTTTTTTGTCCCGCATAGCCTTGAGTGCGCAAATGAGCCTATGCAAAAACTTGCTAAAAAGCTCTATTTTGCAGATTTTAGCTTAAGCTGGATTGTGAAATTTGAAAACAATATCCTAGCGCAGTTTGAAAATATGCTGTTTTTAGAGCTTGTGAAAATACACGAACTTGGCGGGGGCACGATTAGCTATGAAGAAGGTATGCTTGTGTATAAAGACTGCGCATATTTGCCTATCCCCTTTGCTACGCGCGAGCTTTGTGAAAAGCGCTTGCAAAAATGCACGCAAAATACCGCTTATATTATCACGCTTAGTTTCGAAGATAGCGGGGAATTTCAACGCAACATACGCGGAAAAAAAGAGCGTGGAGAATCCGCACATAAAGACTCTCAAAAAATTTTTTGGCACGCGCTTAATTTCATCGACTTTGCCCTCGGCGAATTAGCATTAAAACTTTGA
- a CDS encoding UDP-N-acetylglucosamine--N-acetylmuramyl-(pentapeptide) pyrophosphoryl-undecaprenol N-acetylglucosamine transferase has protein sequence MFAITGGGTGGHLAIAKALALELKARNLPCVYIGSTLGQDKLWFGESSASNANEALFVKTYFLQSTGVVNKRGLAKLGALLKVANATKLARKIFKIHNVHAVISVGGFSAAGASIGALICRIPLFIHEQNAMSGSLNKILSPFAKAVFSSFPQEHTGFFKARNFVQCAYPIRKEFFVKARVREKIDSVLFLGGSQGARTINNLALELAPKLLELGIKVFHQCGKNDFERVKEAYAKQGILERVNAFSYNPNLVELMERSDVCISRSGASSVWETCANGLPCFFVPYPYAHKNHQYFNALEFQKKGLAEICTEYKLDSAKVLTFLQNLKPKISQISQILHSATSPNGAKEIITQIESVL, from the coding sequence ATGTTTGCTATCACAGGTGGTGGCACAGGCGGGCATTTAGCCATAGCAAAGGCGCTCGCGCTGGAGCTAAAAGCGCGCAATCTCCCTTGTGTGTATATTGGCTCGACTTTGGGGCAGGATAAGCTTTGGTTTGGGGAATCTAGTGCGAGCAACGCAAATGAGGCGCTTTTTGTCAAAACTTATTTTTTGCAAAGCACGGGCGTGGTGAATAAAAGAGGCTTAGCAAAGCTTGGAGCGCTTTTAAAAGTTGCAAATGCCACTAAGCTTGCGCGCAAAATTTTTAAAATACACAATGTGCATGCAGTTATTAGCGTTGGTGGATTTAGCGCAGCGGGGGCGAGCATTGGCGCACTGATTTGCAGGATTCCGCTTTTTATCCACGAGCAAAACGCGATGAGCGGGAGTTTAAATAAGATTCTCTCTCCATTTGCAAAGGCAGTTTTTAGCTCATTCCCACAAGAGCATACAGGCTTTTTTAAAGCGCGCAATTTCGTGCAGTGCGCCTATCCGATACGCAAAGAGTTTTTTGTCAAAGCACGCGTGCGGGAGAAAATAGATTCTGTATTGTTTCTTGGAGGCTCGCAAGGTGCGCGCACGATAAATAATCTCGCTTTAGAGCTTGCGCCAAAACTCTTAGAGCTTGGGATAAAAGTTTTTCATCAATGTGGCAAAAATGACTTTGAGCGCGTCAAAGAAGCTTACGCAAAACAAGGAATTTTAGAGCGCGTGAATGCCTTTAGCTATAACCCAAATCTTGTTGAGCTTATGGAACGAAGCGATGTTTGCATTTCGCGCTCAGGGGCTTCAAGTGTGTGGGAAACCTGTGCAAATGGCTTGCCTTGCTTTTTTGTCCCCTATCCTTATGCGCACAAAAATCATCAGTATTTCAATGCCCTTGAGTTTCAGAAAAAAGGGCTTGCAGAAATCTGCACTGAATATAAGCTAGATTCCGCAAAGGTGCTAACATTTTTGCAGAATCTAAAGCCAAAAATTTCGCAAATCTCTCAAATCTTGCATTCCGCAACTTCCCCAAATGGTGCAAAAGAGATTATTACGCAAATAGAATCTGTCTTGTAG
- the nusB gene encoding transcription antitermination factor NusB — MATRTQARNAVIGILYAYDLGNECALKNAKEILEEKRIRHKQQEFALCLTLGVVEQKDSLDSLISAHLKEWDIERLGSIERAILRLGAYEMCYQKTDVPIVINEAIELSKAYGDDNAPRLINGVLDSLQKALKDKDLQEYLNEIKATQSALKQVALNAPQAKERAQKQDSKLSKYPKSPSTRAKNAKSTKYTNSNTQSPKPRKSFKCADSTKSKNP; from the coding sequence TTGGCGACACGCACACAAGCACGCAACGCGGTTATAGGCATTTTGTATGCGTATGATTTAGGAAATGAATGTGCGCTCAAAAATGCCAAAGAAATTTTAGAAGAAAAGAGAATCCGCCACAAACAGCAAGAATTTGCGCTATGTCTAACTTTAGGCGTGGTAGAGCAAAAAGATTCACTTGATAGCCTTATAAGCGCGCATTTGAAGGAATGGGATATTGAAAGGCTTGGGAGCATTGAACGTGCGATTTTGCGACTTGGCGCGTATGAAATGTGCTACCAAAAGACTGATGTGCCAATTGTGATAAATGAGGCAATCGAGCTTAGTAAGGCATATGGTGATGATAACGCGCCAAGGCTCATTAATGGCGTGCTAGATTCTTTGCAAAAAGCGCTCAAAGATAAAGATTTGCAAGAATATCTAAACGAGATAAAAGCCACGCAGAGTGCTTTAAAGCAAGTTGCTCTCAATGCGCCACAAGCAAAAGAGCGCGCGCAAAAACAAGATTCTAAGCTTTCTAAATATCCTAAATCTCCTAGCACGCGCGCAAAAAATGCTAAAAGCACCAAATACACAAACTCTAACACACAAAGCCCAAAACCTCGCAAGAGTTTTAAGTGCGCAGATTCTACAAAGTCAAAAAATCCATAA
- a CDS encoding ammonia-forming cytochrome c nitrite reductase subunit c552, producing MQKKSSLMPVLIVLAIVIIVGIFWLNNSISDNKSITTTTSKGLVELTDDNPTFDYWGKNFPEYRDMYLKVETEAPKYTNYGGNLAYSKLIRYPQLTVLWAGYPFSLDANEERGHFWIQVDQMDTARNNKDFLNAHGFAKFGGQPAACMNCHSGWTPWLYKNAAKGDWVRFNSTKYWTMIKNVPAVDGIEPNSDAHRGPHGGTRMGVTCADCHNPDGMGLRITRPALINALVDFRGYEKDEYQGVKADRKEMRTLVCAQCHVEYYFRPTGSKVKVTGESIAKDPTKKWWNGEQKTYDEFDLWRDGNEPTEIEVDGIELVFPWSAWKKGEAFRIEMFDDHYDAAREKGIFASDWQHKVTKAPMLKIQHPETELFSGGVHAQNGVSCADCHMPYTKGAGGKKVTQHNITSPLQDINAACKTCHSQPEEYIKAQIADIQRSVAYDLRSAEYATVSLIQDIGRLRGELGKLSAYQTDGKPDDAKISKALAEPLELHRRGQMRGDFVGAENSTGFHNPREASRMLLQAVEMARMGQTKLVEIANANGIKGFTTSNVGFEEIQKLNPGEITYKVDMNGHKAGDRYYDHHNVNGPAPKELLELDADTKPYNYKKVDKVTSHLTTYKD from the coding sequence ATGCAAAAGAAAAGTAGTTTAATGCCCGTTCTTATCGTGCTAGCTATTGTTATAATAGTTGGTATTTTTTGGCTCAACAACAGCATCAGCGACAACAAATCAATCACGACTACCACAAGTAAAGGTCTAGTCGAGCTCACTGATGACAATCCGACTTTTGATTATTGGGGGAAAAACTTCCCAGAATACCGCGATATGTATTTGAAAGTGGAGACAGAAGCACCAAAATATACAAATTATGGTGGGAATCTCGCTTATTCTAAGCTTATCCGCTATCCACAGCTTACAGTGCTTTGGGCGGGCTATCCTTTTAGTTTAGATGCAAATGAGGAGAGAGGACACTTTTGGATTCAAGTCGATCAAATGGATACAGCAAGAAATAACAAAGACTTCCTAAACGCACATGGTTTTGCGAAGTTTGGCGGACAACCTGCGGCTTGTATGAACTGCCACAGTGGCTGGACACCATGGCTTTATAAAAATGCAGCTAAAGGTGATTGGGTGCGCTTTAACTCTACAAAATACTGGACTATGATTAAAAATGTGCCAGCAGTAGATGGTATCGAACCAAATTCTGACGCACACAGAGGACCACATGGCGGAACTAGAATGGGTGTAACCTGCGCTGACTGCCACAATCCTGATGGTATGGGACTTAGAATCACACGCCCAGCGCTTATAAATGCACTTGTAGATTTTAGAGGTTATGAAAAAGATGAGTATCAGGGCGTAAAGGCTGACAGAAAAGAGATGAGAACTCTTGTATGTGCGCAATGCCATGTGGAATACTATTTCCGCCCCACAGGCTCTAAAGTCAAGGTTACAGGCGAAAGCATCGCAAAAGATCCAACTAAAAAATGGTGGAATGGCGAACAAAAAACTTATGATGAATTTGACTTATGGAGAGATGGCAACGAGCCCACAGAAATCGAAGTTGATGGTATCGAGCTAGTATTCCCGTGGAGTGCGTGGAAAAAAGGCGAAGCTTTTAGAATTGAAATGTTTGATGACCACTATGATGCAGCACGCGAGAAAGGCATTTTCGCATCAGATTGGCAACATAAAGTTACAAAAGCACCTATGCTTAAAATCCAACACCCAGAAACTGAACTCTTTAGCGGTGGTGTGCATGCACAAAATGGTGTAAGTTGTGCGGATTGTCATATGCCTTACACAAAAGGAGCAGGTGGCAAGAAAGTTACACAGCATAACATTACTTCACCTTTGCAAGACATTAACGCAGCGTGCAAGACTTGCCACTCACAACCAGAAGAGTATATTAAAGCGCAAATTGCTGATATTCAACGCTCTGTGGCTTATGACCTAAGAAGCGCAGAATATGCGACAGTGAGTCTTATCCAAGATATTGGCAGATTAAGAGGTGAGTTAGGAAAACTAAGCGCATATCAAACTGATGGCAAGCCAGATGATGCAAAAATCTCTAAAGCATTAGCAGAACCATTGGAATTGCACCGCAGAGGACAAATGAGGGGTGACTTCGTAGGAGCGGAAAACTCTACGGGATTCCACAATCCACGCGAAGCAAGCAGAATGCTTCTTCAAGCAGTAGAAATGGCTAGAATGGGACAAACTAAGCTTGTAGAAATTGCAAATGCAAACGGCATCAAAGGCTTTACAACTTCAAATGTTGGTTTTGAAGAGATTCAAAAACTCAATCCGGGTGAAATCACCTACAAAGTCGATATGAACGGACATAAAGCAGGCGATCGCTACTATGACCATCACAATGTTAATGGTCCAGCACCAAAAGAATTGCTTGAGCTAGATGCGGATACAAAACCTTATAACTACAAAAAAGTAGATAAGGTAACTTCTCATCTTACAACCTACAAGGATTAA
- a CDS encoding rhodanese-like domain-containing protein, producing the protein MVVFIGGTAFFTLPNKAQKMDSGNKFVALHLAYLQMLDSQQNTESSTQNKSQESMQESTQEAIALKQRADNNDYKLIDSESLASQLNDFVIIATLPRGIYNLGLIPNAKHFGFGKSLSLNEDGSEWNWKEDSQNGDLKQFVEFLRADKGAKIVFYDEGDSIFAPAGSAHTAILWAQHLGYTELYRLVGGFGAWKALGKPITTQMPKCCEHNDNKKHDHSAHNHSEHKH; encoded by the coding sequence ATGGTCGTATTTATCGGCGGGACAGCGTTTTTTACACTTCCTAATAAAGCACAAAAAATGGATTCTGGAAATAAATTTGTCGCTTTGCATTTGGCGTATTTGCAAATGCTAGATTCTCAACAAAATACAGAATCTAGCACACAAAACAAATCACAAGAATCAATGCAAGAATCAACACAAGAGGCAATCGCACTCAAGCAACGCGCGGATAATAATGACTACAAGCTTATTGATTCTGAAAGTCTGGCTTCACAACTTAATGATTTTGTGATTATCGCTACCTTGCCACGCGGGATTTACAACCTCGGACTTATCCCAAATGCGAAACATTTTGGCTTTGGCAAATCATTAAGTTTAAATGAAGATGGGAGCGAGTGGAATTGGAAAGAGGATTCTCAAAATGGCGATCTGAAGCAGTTTGTAGAGTTTTTAAGAGCAGATAAGGGCGCAAAAATCGTGTTTTATGATGAAGGAGATTCTATCTTCGCACCCGCTGGGAGCGCGCATACTGCTATACTTTGGGCGCAACATTTAGGATACACAGAGCTTTATCGCCTTGTGGGTGGTTTTGGCGCGTGGAAAGCACTAGGCAAGCCTATCACAACGCAAATGCCTAAATGCTGTGAGCACAACGATAATAAGAAACACGACCACAGCGCACATAATCATAGCGAGCATAAGCACTAA
- the kdsA gene encoding 3-deoxy-8-phosphooctulonate synthase, giving the protein MILMSGPCVIESYENLSATAKALQPIAQNEKIDFYFKASFDKANRTSLDSYRGPGLEKGLELLAQIKKEFGYKIITDIHESCQAEAIAKVADVIQIPAFLCRQTDLVVKVAETDKIVNIKKGQFMNPADMRYVVLKAIKTRGGNEATYEESKKYGIWLTERGNSFGYGNLVVDMRSLVIMRAFAPVIFDATHSVQMPGIAGGKSGGDSSFVPYLARAAASVGVDGFFAETHLDPKSALSDGANMVPTAKLFGLVDDLLHLQELLPTFNSTQNA; this is encoded by the coding sequence ATGATACTAATGAGCGGACCTTGCGTTATTGAAAGCTATGAGAATCTAAGCGCCACAGCAAAGGCATTGCAGCCAATCGCGCAAAATGAAAAAATCGATTTTTACTTCAAAGCAAGCTTTGATAAAGCAAATCGCACGAGTTTGGATTCTTACCGCGGACCGGGTTTGGAGAAAGGTTTGGAGCTTTTGGCGCAGATTAAAAAAGAATTTGGATATAAAATCATTACAGATATTCACGAAAGTTGCCAAGCAGAGGCGATTGCGAAGGTGGCTGATGTGATACAAATACCAGCATTTTTGTGTCGACAGACAGATTTAGTCGTCAAAGTCGCTGAAACTGACAAAATTGTCAATATCAAAAAGGGGCAATTTATGAATCCCGCTGATATGCGCTATGTGGTGCTGAAAGCAATAAAAACGCGTGGCGGAAATGAAGCCACTTATGAAGAAAGCAAAAAATATGGAATCTGGCTTACCGAGCGAGGCAATAGCTTTGGGTATGGGAATCTTGTCGTTGATATGCGCTCACTTGTGATTATGCGTGCATTTGCGCCCGTGATTTTTGATGCGACACATAGCGTGCAAATGCCCGGAATTGCTGGTGGCAAAAGTGGTGGAGATAGCTCATTTGTCCCATATCTTGCGCGTGCAGCAGCGAGCGTGGGCGTAGATGGATTTTTTGCCGAAACGCATTTAGATCCAAAATCAGCACTAAGCGATGGGGCGAATATGGTCCCAACAGCTAAGCTTTTTGGCTTAGTAGATGATTTATTGCACTTGCAAGAACTTTTACCCACATTCAATTCCACACAAAATGCGTAA
- a CDS encoding polyphenol oxidase family protein, with amino-acid sequence MFAFEKSIKTFAGGVSFALSNRFGGVSKKPYESLNLGFNVGDEKHLVEQNLQIAFSAFCALQTKSKPIKSLAYLTQIHSTQGVSISRAISGIANLGEGDFLLTNRKDCALLVLVADCNPVLLYDKCNNALSLIHAGRAGVFGKICARALESMREHFGTHARDVYAFVGVGIRECCYEVGSEVSSYVAQIATDSKHVQKAEAFLTTREGRTYLKLQAMLESEFHELGIVESEFMQGCSCCDKSFFSYRREGTTGRFGLFGRLL; translated from the coding sequence ATGTTTGCTTTTGAAAAATCCATCAAAACTTTTGCGGGTGGCGTTTCATTTGCACTTAGCAATCGCTTTGGTGGTGTGAGTAAAAAGCCTTATGAGAGCCTAAATCTCGGCTTTAATGTGGGCGATGAAAAGCACCTTGTGGAGCAGAATCTGCAAATTGCATTTAGCGCCTTTTGTGCGTTACAGACAAAGAGCAAGCCTATAAAATCCCTTGCCTATCTTACGCAGATTCATAGCACGCAGGGTGTGAGCATCTCGCGCGCTATAAGTGGGATTGCAAATTTGGGTGAAGGCGATTTTTTGCTTACAAATAGAAAAGATTGCGCACTGCTCGTGCTTGTGGCGGACTGCAATCCTGTGCTTTTGTATGATAAATGCAATAATGCTCTTTCGCTCATTCACGCTGGACGCGCGGGAGTTTTTGGCAAGATTTGCGCGCGTGCGTTAGAATCTATGCGTGAGCACTTTGGCACGCACGCACGCGATGTGTATGCGTTTGTGGGTGTTGGCATTAGGGAGTGTTGCTATGAGGTGGGGAGCGAGGTCTCCTCATATGTAGCGCAAATAGCCACAGATTCTAAACACGTACAAAAGGCGGAGGCTTTTCTCACCACGCGCGAGGGTAGAACTTATCTCAAACTGCAAGCAATGTTAGAATCTGAATTTCACGAGTTAGGCATTGTGGAGAGTGAATTTATGCAAGGTTGTAGTTGCTGTGATAAATCTTTTTTCTCTTATCGGCGCGAAGGCACAACAGGTCGCTTTGGGCTTTTTGGAAGACTTCTTTGA
- the nrfH gene encoding cytochrome c nitrite reductase small subunit yields MSSYNNQRSSALSKIFVLLIVVILVSGAYTFYNAKGFSYLSNDPAACNNCHIMNDVYDDYLAGSHSQKIAGKERATCGDCHLPHSFISKWIAKAESGVGHAYAFTFKLDSLPVNLSANDKSKRIVQDNCINCHIDYAGNAVNPTTHADGKTQSLSCVSCHAGVGHKRGF; encoded by the coding sequence TTGAGTTCATACAACAATCAGCGTTCATCGGCGTTATCAAAGATTTTTGTTCTCTTGATTGTTGTCATACTTGTAAGTGGTGCATATACCTTCTACAATGCCAAAGGCTTTTCATATCTTAGCAATGACCCAGCAGCGTGTAATAATTGTCACATTATGAATGATGTGTATGATGACTATCTTGCTGGATCTCACTCGCAAAAAATTGCGGGAAAAGAGCGTGCGACTTGTGGCGACTGCCATTTGCCACATAGCTTCATTTCTAAGTGGATTGCAAAAGCTGAAAGTGGTGTAGGACACGCGTATGCTTTTACTTTCAAGCTCGATTCGTTGCCTGTAAATCTCAGTGCAAATGACAAAAGCAAGAGAATAGTCCAAGATAATTGTATAAACTGCCACATAGACTATGCGGGGAATGCAGTCAATCCCACAACACACGCAGATGGAAAAACACAAAGTCTAAGCTGTGTATCTTGCCACGCAGGCGTAGGACATAAGCGTGGATTCTAA
- a CDS encoding carbonic anhydrase yields MKELFEGAIRFQEEDFLAHQKLYESLKKSQNPHTLFISCADSRVVPNLITSSDPGDLFVVRNVGNIIPPYTESNLMRKGYLATTSAIEYALTILEVQNVIICGHSNCGACAAIYEPPQKLENAPYVKKWIELLEPVKQKVLALKPSSKSKRVWLTEQINVEQQLENLLTYPFVEERFDRGELNVYGWYYIIETGEILNYNMIKREFKPIVQKKAEKK; encoded by the coding sequence ATGAAAGAATTATTTGAGGGTGCGATTAGATTCCAAGAGGAGGATTTCCTCGCGCACCAAAAGCTTTATGAAAGTTTGAAAAAATCTCAAAATCCTCATACGCTCTTTATTAGTTGTGCAGATTCTCGCGTGGTGCCAAATCTCATCACAAGTTCGGACCCGGGCGATTTGTTTGTGGTGCGCAATGTGGGAAATATTATCCCACCTTACACGGAATCTAATCTTATGCGTAAAGGCTATCTTGCGACCACTTCAGCAATTGAATATGCTTTGACGATTTTAGAAGTGCAAAATGTCATTATTTGCGGACATAGTAATTGTGGCGCGTGTGCAGCGATTTATGAGCCTCCACAAAAGCTTGAAAACGCGCCTTATGTCAAAAAGTGGATTGAGCTTTTAGAGCCGGTCAAGCAAAAGGTACTAGCACTAAAGCCTTCCAGCAAGTCAAAACGTGTGTGGCTAACCGAGCAAATCAATGTCGAGCAGCAACTTGAAAATCTGCTTACTTATCCTTTTGTAGAAGAGCGCTTTGATAGAGGCGAGCTAAATGTGTATGGTTGGTATTATATTATCGAAACAGGGGAGATTCTTAACTATAATATGATTAAGCGCGAGTTTAAGCCAATCGTGCAAAAGAAAGCAGAAAAAAAATAA
- the pyrF gene encoding orotidine-5'-phosphate decarboxylase, whose translation MPKLCVALDLDSKNETLSLVRDVRRFDKELWLKIGLKAYLRDGASLLEEIRALGDFKLFLDLKLYDIPNTMLDAVCEIAKLRVNMLTIHASSGVEAMKLLGAQSRAQDNFPLILAVSALTSFDAQGFELIYNAPLANHARKMAMLADSSGIDGVVCSCFEVSEIKAYTNPNFLTLTPGIRPFNESSNDQKRVADLAMAKRVGSDFIVVGRPIYRAKEPLDVVEKILENLS comes from the coding sequence ATGCCAAAACTTTGCGTTGCACTAGATTTAGATTCTAAAAATGAAACTTTGTCGTTGGTGCGCGATGTGAGGCGCTTTGACAAAGAGCTTTGGTTAAAAATTGGCTTGAAAGCATATTTACGCGATGGGGCGAGCCTTTTGGAAGAAATCCGCGCTTTAGGGGATTTTAAGCTTTTTTTGGATTTGAAGCTTTATGATATTCCAAATACGATGCTTGATGCGGTATGTGAGATTGCAAAACTGCGGGTAAATATGCTGACAATCCACGCAAGCAGTGGTGTCGAGGCGATGAAGCTTTTGGGCGCTCAATCACGCGCGCAAGACAATTTCCCGCTGATTTTAGCAGTGAGCGCGCTTACAAGTTTTGATGCACAGGGCTTTGAGCTTATTTATAATGCCCCGCTTGCAAACCACGCGCGCAAAATGGCAATGCTCGCAGATTCTAGTGGGATTGATGGTGTGGTGTGCTCGTGCTTTGAAGTGAGCGAGATTAAGGCTTACACAAATCCGAATTTTCTCACGCTCACGCCCGGAATCCGCCCTTTTAACGAATCTAGCAACGACCAAAAACGCGTGGCAGATTTAGCAATGGCAAAACGCGTGGGAAGTGATTTTATTGTCGTTGGACGCCCGATTTATCGTGCAAAAGAGCCTTTAGACGTGGTAGAAAAAATCTTAGAAAATCTCTCATAA